The sequence gcggagaagccctacaagactctcggtacaagaagaaggaaagggaaacaaaatacaagcacaaagcttacaatgaatgcagaaaaccctaaccctagcttctcttcttgcctttgatccgcctcttgactcggagagcttccaagaaccttcaagaactggcgatcacgagctttgagagtgctgtggaggagctggcgaagatctgagatgaaacggtgaaggtatcccgaaggaatcgcacgccaacagctataaacgacgccaacggtcgaatcccaatcgattggattgctcccaatcgatcggggaggctttggatcgatccacgaatcgatccagagcgcctctgtgctctggaaacatgcctggatcgatccacggatcgatccagcgcttatcgcgcgaagcagcagcgttccaatcgatccactgatcgattgggacctctggatcgatccacggatcgatccagaggggttctgttcgcggggactcaccggatcgatcggcggatcgctggatcgatccaccgatcgatccgaatctgctggatcgatccatggatcaatccaaagttgttggatcaatccacggatcaatccaaacctgctggatcaatccacggatcaatccaaaccttggatccaaaatcaatccaaaccttggtttttgcccaaaaccaagtccaaagccccctaaaccaacatctagtcaaccatgacttgttggtacataagacctagcatccggtcacccttgaccaactaggactctctcaccaagtgtctggtcaatccctttgacccacttggacttttctcttcttgccaagtatccgatcagtccctctgacctacttggacttttctttctcgtgccaagtatccggtcaatccctttgacctacttggactctcaccagatgtctggtcaaccttgacccatctggatttctcttgcctggcttcactcaccaggactttcccaattgcctagcttcactcactagatctttcacctggcttcactcaccaggactttcccaattgcctagcttcactcactaggtctttcacctggcttcactcaccaggactttcccagttgcctagcttcactcactaggtctttcacctggcttcactcaccaggactttcccagtcaagtatccggtcatccttgacctacttgactcttcttcaatcaactttgcattgtcaaacatcgaaacccaaaccaagactcaagcttggtcaaccaggtcaaccttgacctaagggatgttgcaccaacacgatAGTCCGGGCACCTATCCATCGGTGCCCGATGGGAAGGTAAACTCAGGGAGGGATCATAAATAATTGTGGTCAAATTACGACTATGGTCCGATACAATTACATTATAGATTATCCCCTGATTAAAAAATACACCAGAGAATCCTGGCTAATGTATTATGCCTATaacaatatttatataattataatattacatatttattttaattagttaatttaagagtaaattggagaaaaatatctaaatacaACTTTAACTTTCCATGTAGTCCCTATctcaaaaagaattttattttcattccatacatgcaaagttttatttgttttaactCTCTCAGGTAAATATAATTACCTAATTGCTCCTTATATTTTTTAGATACAAAAAGtacaaaaataagtataatttctcttaaatttagcactttaaactagaatcgagtatattttctaacAAATTGAGCACGATTTTTTCCCGCTTAATATAATTCTTCATaaattaagtatcatttaaagaaaatctagtatattttccatccaattgaatactatttaaagataatatagtatattttttcatccaattgaggtggacaAAAGAGTCGGAcataatttaatagaaaatatactagattatcTTTAAATAGTAttaatttaggaggaattatattaagtgagaaaaaaaatcatactgatagaaaatatactcaattctaatttAAAATGCCAAATTTAAGAGGAAATATActtatttttggactttttatgAACACGATTTTTTTCtcacttaatataatttctcctaaatttagcattatttaaagagaatctaatatattttctattcaaTTGAGCACGATTTTTTTTCCACTTAATATATTTTCTcccatcatttaaaaaaaatatagtatatttttcatccaattgagtactatttaaagaaaatctagtacatttttcattcaattaaaatgaaaaaaattatttttggacTTTTCATTAGCacgttttttttttcaacttaatataatttctcctaaatttagcaccatttaaagaaaatctagtgtATTTTTCATCTAATTGAGGCGGGAAAAAAATCATACCcaatttgataaaaatatattagattataGTTTAATGTgcttgatcctgtccaaaagtcgatgagatggaaagctagggatgtggcgctcccgctgaCCGCCTGTAGACTTCACTCCGACCTGCAGCACAGATTACGTAAttgccgagctagggaaggggtgttcagcgttggccctccgaccgACGATGAAGTAGAAGACGGAGCAACAAGAATAAACATTAGCGAGAGCAGTGTCTATCGCATATtgcgtacctccgccgatgcttggacctcctttatatagagctcctgtagcgcgcgtgtatgcttcccaaggtgagcacaCTTTTTAAAGTTTtacctgaaaagacttgtcagtaaagtatcTCTGCTACAATActtaacaggccgagcatatttctgaagtgatagtggaaacTTCCGCCATACGATCTTTTGGTTGTCCATGCCCGGTGTCAGCGGTAATaattcccaaaaggatgtcaatgGCTAACAGAGGGGAGTATGTTGttaggccgagcgggttggccaCTTGGCCGGAGCCTTATTGTTCCTGTGTCCCGTCTGCTTTGCTGTAACTACGCTGCTCTTCTGTCTCGTCCGTTCAGCTGAAACTCCCCTGTGCTTGTGTCACGTCCGCTCGGCTGAAGTTCCGCTCTGCCAATGTCGAGTTCTGCTGCCTGATCGAGCAGGGTAGTCGCTTGGCCGAAGTTCCGCTTTGCCAATATCGAGTCCTGCTGCttggccgagcgaggtagccgctcggccggactTCTACACATCGTCTCCTCCTCCATCCGACGTCCTCTACTCCATTGAGCGTCGATCGTTTGACACCTTGTCGTGTTGAAGGCGATATCGGATTGGGACCTTCTCTACCCGATCGGGGCATACTTGTTTGACCGACCGATATTATCTGCGCGTTGACCGTCTTAACTTTGGTCTCCACAATGACCACTATCCTTCGCAGGGTGGAGTCCCTCCTTATCACTGTATTAATGtttaatttaagagaaattatacgtattttttagactttttatattaaaaatataagagataattaaataaattaatattcattatatttaattagaatataaaaatattgtATTTTAATAATAAGGactatttgtaaagtttaaattataATTACCAACTGCATgtaaatttttccttaatttaaACCAAATACTTCCTCTCCAATCAAAACAAAAGTCCCAGGCCTTCAGCCAAAACTACGTACACGGTCCACGCTCACGGTCGTCCTCCCTACTATCGTGGTCCCCACCATCGACCAAGTGATCCCCGCACACGATCCTTGCAGTCGCAGCTGCTCCCACCCTCTTCTCTGCGCACCTCCTCCACGCCCGCACGCACTCCTGCACTCTCTCCGACACCTTACTCCTCACACACCCCCACGCCGCCCACACCGCCAGCCCTTCCACCACCGCCTCCAGCTCCCCCACCACCTCCCGCATCGCCGGCCTCCGCTCCGCCTTCTCCGACACGCATTTCACCGCCACCCTCAGCATCCTACCGACCGCCCTCCTCATGTACTCCGGCAGCGCCACTCTCTCGTCGCAAATCCCGCCACTCCGATTAGCCGCCGCCATCCCCAGAACCCACGCGACTACGGACGAAGGATCCCGCTCCACGTCTATCGCCTTCCTCGAGCTGAGGAGCTCCAGCAGCACCACCCCGAAGCTGAACACGTCGTTCTCGGGGCCCAGCTTACCGGGCTCCGTGTAACAGGGGTCCATGTACCCGATCGTTCccgccggcggcggcggcgtctCCGAGCGCTCGTCGTCATTGCCAGGCCTCGCCGTGAGTCCGAAGTCACAGAGCTTCGCGTTCCACTTCCCGTCGAGCAGCACGTTGGCCGACTTGACGTCGCGGTGGACGACCGACGCCGGCGAGGCCTCGTGGAGGTAGAGGACGGCGCGGGCGATTTGCAGGGCGATGGCGCCGCGCAGGCGCCACTCCGGCGGAGTCGGAGCGGAGTGGATGAGGGCGTGGAGGGAGCCATTGGGAAGGAATTCCATCACGAGGAGCCTGCAGCTCGCCGGAGCTCGAGTGAAGCCGACGAATTCGACGATGGAGATTGGGGGGTCTCTGAGCGACGCAAGCACGTCGATCTCGTTGTTCAGCTTGGCGTGGTTTTGAAGGGATTGGACTCCTCCTGACGGCTTCTTCACTGCTACGATTCGGCCATCTCCGAGCGTGCCTCTGTAGACACTTCCATGGCTTCCTTTCCCGATCAACTGCGAGGGATCGAAGTTTTGGGTCGCGGCTTCAATTTCCTCGTAGCTCAGCTCCTTCATTCTTCTttaactcttcttcaatcaattccCTTTAATTTGTCGTCGACGACTGCTTTAATTAACTCGGTGCACTGAAAGCTGGGAAGAACAATTAACACATAGTGTAATCTAAAagaaaaagtaaaggaaaagaaaagaaaagctgaAAGAATAAAGCTCAAAAAGCAATAGAATAAAGAAAGATTGGGAAAAAAGCAGAGGCATCGAACCATTCTTATATCTCGTGATCAgttttatctggcagcatatctgTTCTTGAATTCTGCACTGACTAATTTAACTGGCTCATGATCAAGACATACATGATCATTTAAAGGAGGCACTAGGAATGTCTTAATCATGACTGTATCGAACTATATATAATCACATATATATGTAGCTAAACCTTGAATGCTGTGCTCCACTTGTGATGGGTTGATGTTGAAACTTGAAAGCGTTAGATAGGTGGAAATGCGTTCAGTGACTTTTGTTCTGCAGGCCAACAACAACTGGAGTGGataatttttgttttgttttttcaaaAGTGGCTTTGTGATGATGGCGAACTTTGGTCCCGCGAAGGCCTGCCTGAGCGTGCTTATTGGGAAAACAATCGCGCGCGGTGGAAAAATTTGGAATGGTTGGTTGCTTGATAAATTACAATACTTGAATGTATTTATGATGAGAGGACGTTGATTACGGAAAGGAAGCTACGCAAAATTCATTAGGTGGGCAGCGTCCACTCACCTAAAACCTAATGAAAGTGGCCGTCCCTTCAATTAATGAGTCAACTCCCAATTTTAATTGAGTGATCAATAACGTATTTAGCTTGGACAAATAAGAAAggacaaattaagaaaaataattataaaatatttttttatcgatTATTTTCTTAGAAAGAAATGAGTCGTTGTCCCAGTTTTCTATTCAAACACTCAAACAATAcattttatattttagttttttttttctggcGAGGTCCACAAATGTCTTCCCTCCCATTCTATTTTATAAATATCTCCCTCTcattctattttattattatttttaattaaagtatttttgaTGACTTTTTtattgtagttttttttttattttttttaaaattaattaaatatgctTGACTGACAGATTAGTCGCTAGGTCCACAAATGTGAAATTTGTATGTCCGTTTAATTTCCAAATATATCATAAATATCTTTCAATTGATTAAATTATAGGGGTGaaaattaaatgaattgtcaAAAGACATCCAAAATGCCCCCATCAGTTGTTTGTCTTTTAATTTCTTCACCCTctcattctattttattttattttttaaaattaaagtattttttatGGCTTTTCTAttgtagtttttttttctatttttttaaaattaattaattatgccTGACTAACAGACTAGTCGCTAGTCCACAAATGTGAAATTTGTATGTCCATTTAATTTCCAAATATATCATAAATatctttaaattgattaaattatagGGGTGAAAATTAAATGAATCATCAAAAGACATCCAAAATGCATTAAACCCAATAGACTATGAACTAAAAACGTGAGAATAGTTTCTCGGATATTTTTAACCTCAACgaattaatatataaattttctttaatatacaGTCGACCTAAAAATATTACCGGTGAATCACTTATTATAAGAATTTCTTGATTTCTTGATTTATTTTAGTAGTATACAAAATttcgataaaataaaatttgtcaTTATCAACTAAAAAAAATGAGAATCATGCCTCCGAGACTTTGCAGACGAATTCTGTAAATTTTGATTAGTAGATTTTGATGGACCCTATATGTAAATAGATAGGATCCACTAAAATCAATCAATACTTTTAATGAATCATCGATTCGTAAATTATAGATCAAAATAATCTATCCCAGAGACTTTATTTGTGGATCAGAAAATTTATCCTTGAGACTTTGATGTATAGTTAAACATTCTAACGATTAATCGaacatataaaatttaaatttcaactaGGATGTATTATAGAacattagaaatttttctaataaaataACAAACCTTACCTCGAATAATGtattacaaaataatttttctctaatAGAATAATAAACCTAGATAAAGCTGGACTTTTCAATTTATTTACTAGAGGGGATATGAAATTAATTGGATTGTAAAATacctaataaataaaaaaaaatgagtgaGAATCATGTTCTCATGTTATGGTACAAAGACAGAAGTGTTttggtcccctcggatgggtctagtagttagcacatgaggtgttgtcatcaatGAAATCTGAGGCTCGAATCTCAGTAAAATCGAGttaaatatctcccttatatattagtcattatttcaaagattagtagtcgtccgtgatttaacTAAGAGCATGCCAAAATGACATGGTATTATCCAGATTTAGTGGTTTTCAGAGAAGAAATTAAAAATGGGAACAACAACATTTTGGCATTGTTAGAAGATTTGTCCGGCGGTAACCCTAGACATCAAACAAGCATTTTATATCGAATCGTTTGatattcctctttttttttttttttttctcggaATACAGGTCTGTGGATCCTCGTCGTGGTTTCCGCTCTGGGCGATGGGAGGAGGGCAATGGTTTTGGCAAGGCTACAGACTGCAGCAGTGCTCTCCGGAAGGGAAAGGCCGGAGAACTGAAACATTGATGACGTTCCAATGGCTGCTGATGAAGATCGAGGAATGGGCATGACCTGGTGATGCTGTTCTGGATGGATGCGGTAATATTCTCAGTCTTTGGTCGTTTACTTTATCTATGCTATATTCCTTAGAACAACCTCCATTGTATGTTGTTGGATGTGGAGAGGACTATACATCTATGCATACCACCAAGGAGACTTTTCTCAGTTTGCTCAGATCCATATGAGAATAATGTATCCCCTTGAGATACCATCTCCATGGCTTAAATGATTAACTTGAATTGTACTCATCTCCTTTATGAAAATTGGAAATTAAAGCAGATCCTCTGCTGCTGGCCTTGTGGAAGTCTCTATAAACCTTAGCCAACTCCAAAAATCACGGAACTTGGCTAAGAAAGTAGTTTGGTTAACGTGTCtgcctgaaatataacaacaccTTAATTGCTGGCTTCTTTTGTGAAGTGGAAGTGAATATCAACATACTTTGTCCTCTTGTTTTTTTATATCTGATTGATCATAAAGATGGGACTTTGGCTGTTTGCAACGACTTGACTTTCTCCTTTGATCTTCTTTCATTAGATTGCTTAGCTATATCCCATCATTTAAAACATTGAGTGACTTTCCCTCCTTAAAATGAGTTAGGATTACATTGGGTGACTCCTTAATGTCTTCTTAGCTTCACTTTGTTTCCTTCCATCAAATAATCTCACCTTCTCTGTTCCTGAGAATTTAATCCTACTAGCCACCTTGATCTTCCCAAATTCTTACATTTCATGTTCAAAATCGTAatctaatattaaaaaaaaaagaacgaTGCAAGAGCTATCCAGAGATAACCTTACATCCCAATTGTCACTCTTAATGAAGGATTAGTTTTTTGTTTAGCTTACAAAAAAAAGGCCTTAGGTAGGATACCCTTTGGTTTTAATGGGGAGAAGGGACAACATCACTCAAATGACTTGTCAGTTTTTTGTTAGTAACCAACCTTTTCTTGATAATATATGAAATAGAAGGGACCTTTCACTCTTAACTGATGAGAGTTAGTGTAGTCGGGCCAACGGGAGTGTTGCCCTATGCAATGGGACCAAGGATATGTCATGAGCAATAAGATGAGTGCAACAATGATTGCAAGATTTTGCGTGAAAACAAAGAATGGCATGATAATTGACTCCATGCATCTAGAAGCATAGGTAGAGCATAATTATTGGTGTCCTACTGATACATTAGTAAGAGACAGGACTATTCAAAGAGGTTAATTGGATAGAGGGGCAAAACCACTTAAGTTCTTAACCGAGTGATTGCATATAGGATTGTTTAGGTAACTTGTTAGAAAAAAGACTTAGCATGCTCAAAAACTAGGAACAAACAATCAAATCTCTCCTTCAATGCAGAAAAATATTATTAAGTCAATCCTGCATAATTTATTGTTTCTAGTAGTTCTAAtgtttctatttgtttactacttACCAGGAGACCATATGTAGTCATTTAAATTTATCCCCAACATGATAGTGGTAAAAGAAATTATATTCAACTCATGATCCTGAGTGTTGAAATGTTTTGTTTCAACCCCTAATAGAAATTAGCATTGAACTGATATTGGCTATTTGTAGGTATGCTGCCCTTGCTGACATAGTTTTAGCATTAGTGGATTAGTTGCCTTGTCTCAAGCGAAATCAACTAGTACTAGGTGTGGTATGAGGGAAAGGTTGGGGGGTTACAATGATAGGAAAGTTGAGGAATGCCAATGCAGTGGAGGGAGATATGTAGGAAACATCAATGAAGGACACATTGTAAAGGACAATGGCTAGAGGGGAAGGACATAGCACAACGTTAGAGGTGGAGATGGGGAGAATTGGTTTAGGGTTGATCaagtttattttataattatattaaatattataaaattaatattttggttCATCGaatttaatataaattataagttgattaaatttaactaatatgatttattacttttgaaatttaattaattatataaatttacAATTTTAATATACCCATATTTATCTAAGTAGTTAAATTTAAAGTTGGTATTGTACCGACATCATTGCACTCTCTCTATGAATGGATATCCTGATCTGGAATGATACATTGCTTTCTAGATAATACTCAGTTTACTATTGagagaattaaaataaatgataTTAATTGAACAAATGAATTGTACGGTACACAAATTACTCTTACAGTATTTTAAGAAGTCTTAGGTTACTTTGAAATTCTTCCCCAATATGAGAGCCACATTTTACAAACACAGCTGGGTAGCCAATGGGAGCATCAACCCAGGCTTCATGCCCTTGTATATTCCCTGAATGATTGAAAGGCCTGGTGAAGATCTTTCCACTCCAAATGTGTTGCCAGGAGCATCCATCTGTTGTAGGGAAATAAACCTTGACCTCCTTTTTGGCTTTGTCAAGTACAGGTGCTACCATTATCTCTGTCCCGACTAAAAACTGCTCATATGTCAAACTTTGTACATGCTTGTCATCTGGATAATGTAGGAACAAATGTCTGACAACAGGCAAGCCTCTCTGAGCTGCTTCCTGATAAAGCTCATGAAGAGGATCGCATTAGAATTTAGATATAGATTGAAAGGAACATTTCTTGCATCATCTAACTATATGGGAAGAGACCTTACCTTTACTAGTTGGATTCGGTAAAACTTCCAAGCTTTGTAGATTTTGGCACAACGAGCAAAATGAGATAATGTGTTGTCGTTCTTGTAGAACTGACAATTTGAGGCTGGCTTGTTTCCCTGCACATGCTAACCTGCATCAGTATTGCTTGGACTTATTGGTGGAGTGAGTTTCCTTATAGCTTAAACTTGTGATGCTTACTTCATGTGTTCTGAATACTACACTGAATGCGTTTAGTTCCATCCAACGAATGAGAAGTTCCTCACTTCTCTGATACCTGATAATAGGTATGTCTACTGCACAGTAGCCTCCTATATCACTATGATTGAAGGCAAAACCTGAAATTCCACTACTGAGCAAGCCTGTTATACTGCTTTTTATTCCATCATTGGCTTGCCAACTTACCATTTGATCACCTTCCCAAAATAGCATAGCCCATTTGGGACTACCTCTAAAACCTGCACGCATGAAAAAGACCAGGCTTTCTTCTGGGTCTCTCCCATTAGTATCATTGTCTGATCTCCACTCATCCACAAATTCCTTATTGACCTTGGCCCAAAGTTCAGGATACCTGTTATGAGCTTGAATAGGATCTTCATCTACGTGAAAAGTAGATGCAGTTGGTCAGTTGGCATGTTGAAAGATTAAGTGAAATCAAAGTAATGATATATTAATCATATATAATGCATGTCCAACCATTTGGTAAGTCTACTTGGAAGTTATTCTGTCATTGAACTATATGCAACTATTATGATAAACGAACATCACAAGTACCTGCATACAGGTAAGCATCTAAAGGCAATCCTTCACCAAAATCTGCCATCCAGCCCCTAATTCCAGTATCCACCATTTCATGAAGAATCTTCTTGAACCAACTGCTTGCTTTTGGGTGGGTAAAGTCCAACATTCCGACATCAAAAGCTGTATTTGGTATCATGTATGTTCTGCCAGCTTTGTCTTTGACTAAAATATCTAATCTCTTTGCTTCTTCAAACAGGTCTTTGTGTTTGTTTGGTTTTTCATCAGTCTGCAAGTTATCTCATTTTTCAGGGAACTAATAAATGAATGTGTTACTTGTTTGAGTAGACTGAGTAAGCAAGTGATCTACCGGAACAAGGCAAGGATTGCAGTATGTCATCACTCTAATATCATGAGCACGAAAATCATCTATTAGCTCTCTCCATCCGGCATAATGGCATTCATCAACTTCCCAATTCCACCAAAGTTGTGACCCAATTACAGTTTCTCTCTTGCCGACCCAATCCTGCAAGATGATCATCTAACTTTTAATCAACATCATGAAAAAAAATATGAAGCCGTGTCGTTTTAAGGCAATTagtttttaatgtttaattactAATATTCATCACCCCATTAAAAGTTCCAGCTTGTCATTAGTGATTATTCTAATTTATCTTGTGTTTCTCTTAATTTGAACATATGTCCGTGAATATTCAAATCTAAAGCTAAAATCTTTATTAGTATGTCAGTGTATCAAATATGCAGTAGTGGTCTAGTAAAGAGTTCATGTCGAATAGTATCAAATTTAATCTAGTAATCCTTTCTAAGCAAGATCTGTCTGTGTCTAAAATCCAAATTTCTCAAATAGATTTGAGTTGGTCAAATGATTCAACTTCTTTATGGATTGTGATTAGTACAATTCCAAGCTATACAGCTTGAATATAATTCTGCGAAtacatatttaatcaacttcactATTCAAATGAATTGTGATAAATCATCTCCCTTCCTAAAGATCTTGACAGAGTACACTAATTTTATTATTCATTGGAGTGAGTATGTGTTAGTTTAGGAGGAATTATTCCTCAATGAATAACCCTAGGTAGCCCCCACAATCTTATCATTGATATTATGAAACATACAAGGATACCCGTCTGACATATATTACCCACAGGTTAAGATAAACTTCCTCGACCTCTGTTGTCAAATTTATGGTTCTATTACTTACAACTTCTTCTCATCTCCAAAGGAATCTTCTGTGTttgttgtttgtttgtttatataTGGCTGTGCACGTTTCCAACCTAGATGATGATGTCTTGATTGAACTCATTGATAGTGTAACCTGGCTGAGTCTGAACTTTTAAAGTTGTCTTGAGAATTATATGTACTTCTTTTAAGAATAAAGTGAGCATACTTTATTAGCAATTCAATCACCTGCAACCAAAATGCTGAAATTGGAACATCATATTGTTGTAATTGATCCCATACTGTGTGGACAGCTTTCGTGCCTCCCTGCATGCCAACAACAGCTCCAGAAATGATCCAGTTTGGAAGTATGGGGGGTCTTCCTATCGTCTCTGTGTAAAGCTCAAGGAGCTCAACAGGTGAATTTCCATTCAGTATTCTTCCCTGAGCACAATTTCCATGTATCtataataaaaataagaataaattgtCACTGCTCAGAAAGCCAAATGGTCACGATTGTAACCATGAACAAAGGATTGCTCATTTAGGACAGAAGATATGAAGTTTATTTATGGATCATATATATTGCTTACTTGCAAGAAACAAAGAATTTAACTAACTCACTGCTCATGTGGTTTCACTTTATTCCCCTAAAACAATTTTCATTTCTTTGCAAAGATAACAAGAAGCTTGCTAATAAATAAGATTTATCATTGAAAAACAAAAACTCAACTCTGGCATAGATAATGGTTTTGTGAGCATGCTACCAATATATTAAAAGTGTCATAGATGTTTTCAGGTTCAACTACCTCAATCTGTATCCTGTCAACCTTTGTGAGATCAAAAACTGAGTAATTGTACCCTTCAAGGTAAAGGGATTTCATTCTTGAGGTAATGTAGAAAGGAGAAGGAGCATAAGTTGTACTCCAGTCACCTCCTGATCTGACGATGTAAAAAGTAGAACTTATAATTCTGTGATTCCATTTCATGACAATACTGCAGCAAATTATGGCTGGTAGTAGTACCTGTAACTAACCAAATTGGCAGCAAAGGTGATAGGCTGATCTCCTCGTCCTATACCTTGTTCCTGCACCAGAATTGGCACCCTCTTTCCTTTGAACTCGACATGGGAAAACTGCTCACCGAAACCATAAAACCTCTCATCTTTATCGCTTGCATATGTGATGAAAACTTTGTTGAACTCGGTGATAATTCCCTTCTTTCCCTCTTGTTCATCATGCGATGAAAGTGCAACAAAACCTTTATTACTTGACATACAGGTGAGCCACTGGCACCTCATTCGAATTAATTTCCACCTGGAGATCTTTATACTCGTTTTGTAAATGATGCCAGGACTGCATTTCTGATCGAATTCGCCAAACTTGAGATGAAACCCAATTTGATTCTTACTCTTTTGCTCAAGCAGAAACCAATAC is a genomic window of Zingiber officinale cultivar Zhangliang unplaced genomic scaffold, Zo_v1.1 ctg182, whole genome shotgun sequence containing:
- the LOC122036617 gene encoding serine/threonine-protein kinase-like protein At5g23170; amino-acid sequence: MKELSYEEIEAATQNFDPSQLIGKGSHGSVYRGTLGDGRIVAVKKPSGGVQSLQNHAKLNNEIDVLASLRDPPISIVEFVGFTRAPASCRLLVMEFLPNGSLHALIHSAPTPPEWRLRGAIALQIARAVLYLHEASPASVVHRDVKSANVLLDGKWNAKLCDFGLTARPGNDDERSETPPPPAGTIGYMDPCYTEPGKLGPENDVFSFGVVLLELLSSRKAIDVERDPSSVVAWVLGMAAANRSGGICDERVALPEYMRRAVGRMLRVAVKCVSEKAERRPAMREVVGELEAVVEGLAVWAAWGCVRSKVSERVQECVRAWRRCAEKRVGAAATARIVCGDHLVDGGDHDSREDDRERGPCT
- the LOC122036614 gene encoding sulfoquinovosidase-like; amino-acid sequence: MAGLKVSQKHHRHINNPFPSTPKRLPFIHGSLYFDSDKLLQDQSFCIGQDFQLSWSARNGGHLSISHRTQPSRSVWSTIPGEAFISAAAVQSHAEESRGSFVIHDGDAYFICKHQTIEEIRVIHETDIQKKPSDIFLTSGFPNSSNEDIRELVEESKFPILMIAGRVFNQKTNSTAKKNLGKKRLRFGCSRKSSLVARYWFLLEQKSKNQIGFHLKFGEFDQKCSPGIIYKTSIKISRWKLIRMRCQWLTCMSSNKGFVALSSHDEQEGKKGIITEFNKVFITYASDKDERFYGFGEQFSHVEFKGKRVPILVQEQGIGRGDQPITFAANLVSYRSGGDWSTTYAPSPFYITSRMKSLYLEGYNYSVFDLTKVDRIQIEIHGNCAQGRILNGNSPVELLELYTETIGRPPILPNWIISGAVVGMQGGTKAVHTVWDQLQQYDVPISAFWLQDWVGKRETVIGSQLWWNWEVDECHYAGWRELIDDFRAHDIRVMTYCNPCLVPTDEKPNKHKDLFEEAKRLDILVKDKAGRTYMIPNTAFDVGMLDFTHPKASSWFKKILHEMVDTGIRGWMADFGEGLPLDAYLYADEDPIQAHNRYPELWAKVNKEFVDEWRSDNDTNGRDPEESLVFFMRAGFRGSPKWAMLFWEGDQMVSWQANDGIKSSITGLLSSGISGFAFNHSDIGGYCAVDIPIIRYQRSEELLIRWMELNAFSVVFRTHEGNKPASNCQFYKNDNTLSHFARCAKIYKAWKFYRIQLVKEAAQRGLPVVRHLFLHYPDDKHVQSLTYEQFLVGTEIMVAPVLDKAKKEVKVYFPTTDGCSWQHIWSGKIFTRPFNHSGNIQGHEAWVDAPIGYPAVFVKCGSHIGEEFQSNLRLLKIL